One stretch of Priestia megaterium DNA includes these proteins:
- a CDS encoding class I SAM-dependent DNA methyltransferase, translated as MSRYGEFAYVYDQLMADVPYDDWAEFFNQQVAKAKTKPDSILDLACGTGELSVRFAKEGFSVVGVDLSDDMLMVAQEKAAEAGVTLSLFQQNMAELELLKEFDCVVIFCDSLNYLQSDKEVQETIQRVYKHLKPGGLFIFDVHSVHKMQHVFGNQSFSYVDEDVSYIWNCAYNDADIRVEHDITFFAYDEEIDAYHRFDEVHAQRTWSIDHYQSWLSEAGFINIEVSADFKMSEPTSNSERIFFSAQKKEAE; from the coding sequence ATGAGCAGGTACGGAGAATTTGCCTACGTATATGATCAGCTAATGGCAGACGTTCCGTATGACGATTGGGCTGAATTTTTTAATCAGCAGGTGGCAAAAGCGAAAACAAAGCCTGACAGTATATTAGACCTTGCCTGCGGCACGGGAGAACTCTCCGTTCGATTTGCAAAAGAAGGTTTCTCCGTAGTAGGCGTTGATTTGTCTGATGATATGCTTATGGTAGCTCAAGAAAAGGCAGCAGAAGCAGGGGTAACGCTATCTCTTTTTCAACAAAACATGGCGGAACTTGAGTTATTGAAAGAGTTTGACTGTGTAGTAATTTTTTGTGATTCTTTGAACTATTTGCAAAGTGATAAAGAAGTTCAAGAAACCATTCAACGTGTATATAAGCACTTAAAACCAGGTGGACTCTTTATATTTGATGTTCATTCGGTGCATAAGATGCAGCATGTATTTGGAAATCAATCTTTTTCTTACGTAGATGAAGACGTGTCATATATTTGGAATTGCGCCTATAATGATGCAGATATCCGCGTAGAGCATGATATTACGTTTTTTGCTTATGATGAAGAAATCGATGCATATCATCGCTTTGATGAGGTGCATGCTCAGCGCACTTGGTCGATTGACCATTATCAATCATGGCTGAGCGAAGCTGGTTTTATAAATATAGAAGTAAGTGCAGATTTCAAAATGAGTGAGCCTACTTCAAACAGTGAGCGCATCTTTTTCTCTGCGCAAAAAAAAGAAGCCGAGTAG
- the rsfS gene encoding ribosome silencing factor, translated as MTERELLSLVVEAADDKKAIDIVALNMEGISLVADYFVICHGNSDKQVQAIAREIKEKAHEQGVSVKRLEGFEQAKWVLVDLGDVVVHIFHKDERGYYNLERLWGDAPFVSSEELQL; from the coding sequence ATGACTGAACGTGAATTGCTATCTCTTGTTGTAGAAGCAGCAGACGATAAAAAAGCAATCGATATCGTAGCGTTAAATATGGAAGGAATCTCACTTGTGGCAGATTATTTTGTTATTTGTCACGGTAACTCAGATAAACAAGTGCAGGCAATCGCTCGTGAAATTAAAGAAAAAGCACACGAACAAGGCGTTTCTGTGAAGCGTTTAGAAGGATTTGAGCAGGCTAAGTGGGTTCTTGTTGATCTTGGAGATGTTGTGGTTCACATTTTCCATAAAGATGAGCGCGGATATTATAACTTAGAACGCTTATGGGGAGATGCACCATTTGTAAGTTCAGAAGAGCTACAGCTATGA
- the aroE gene encoding shikimate dehydrogenase produces the protein MSTLYGLVGYPLGHSLSPLMQNDAFKRLDMNAHYEAFPIEPVHFESAIGELKNKNIQGFNVTIPYKVDIMNHLDEVDPLAKAIGAVNTVVNQDGRYIGYNTDGEGYVTSLLKAVEGSLSQKRILIIGAGGAAKAIFYTIAAQHAPEVIAICNRTVEKAAVLANELPFSTKTAAMSISDAEKQLDTFDIIINTTSVGMYPNVDELPLALTLLQKEAVVSDIIYNPLKTKLLKEAEAKGAGTHNGVGMFVLQGALAFEKWTNVRPDEEAMEHIVLSTLTKR, from the coding sequence TTGAGTACATTATATGGTCTAGTTGGTTATCCGCTTGGGCATTCACTATCGCCATTGATGCAAAATGATGCCTTTAAACGTCTGGATATGAACGCTCATTATGAAGCTTTTCCAATTGAACCTGTTCATTTTGAGTCAGCCATTGGAGAGCTAAAAAATAAAAACATTCAAGGATTTAATGTCACGATTCCTTATAAAGTTGATATTATGAATCATTTGGATGAAGTCGATCCATTAGCAAAGGCAATTGGTGCTGTAAATACAGTTGTTAATCAAGATGGCCGTTATATTGGATACAATACCGACGGAGAGGGATATGTGACTTCTTTACTAAAAGCAGTAGAAGGCAGCTTATCCCAAAAAAGAATTTTAATTATTGGAGCTGGAGGAGCTGCCAAAGCTATTTTTTATACAATTGCAGCTCAGCACGCTCCCGAGGTAATTGCGATATGCAATCGTACCGTCGAAAAAGCAGCTGTATTAGCTAATGAGCTGCCTTTTTCGACGAAAACGGCGGCGATGTCTATTTCTGATGCGGAAAAACAATTAGATACATTCGATATTATTATTAATACCACTTCAGTGGGGATGTATCCTAACGTTGATGAGCTGCCTTTAGCACTTACTTTATTGCAAAAAGAAGCGGTAGTCAGCGATATTATTTACAACCCTTTAAAAACAAAGCTTTTAAAAGAGGCTGAAGCAAAAGGGGCAGGCACTCATAATGGTGTCGGTATGTTCGTGCTGCAAGGTGCACTTGCATTTGAAAAGTGGACGAACGTTCGTCCTGACGAAGAGGCAATGGAACACATTGTCCTTTCAACACTAACTAAGAGATAA
- the yhbY gene encoding ribosome assembly RNA-binding protein YhbY produces MLTGKQKRFLRSKAHHLNPIFQVGKGGVNENMIGQIADALEARELLKVSILQNCDEDRDTVAARLTKGTKAELVQVIGNTIVLYKESRENKQLMLPKVK; encoded by the coding sequence ATGTTAACAGGTAAACAAAAACGTTTTTTACGTTCAAAAGCACATCATTTAAATCCAATTTTCCAAGTAGGAAAAGGTGGAGTCAATGAAAATATGATTGGTCAAATTGCTGATGCATTAGAAGCAAGAGAATTATTAAAAGTAAGCATTCTGCAAAACTGTGACGAAGATCGTGACACGGTTGCTGCTCGATTAACAAAAGGAACAAAAGCAGAGCTTGTACAAGTGATTGGAAATACAATTGTTTTATATAAAGAATCACGCGAAAATAAGCAGTTAATGCTTCCAAAAGTGAAATGA
- a CDS encoding helix-hairpin-helix domain-containing protein has translation MTFSKKQWLIGCVCLAVGLAFYIYRTGGEKPESSLQTSDMIKAESSATKKEGESSDQVISSQDSPFVMVDIKGAVQKPGVYQLPKDARVKDALAQAGGATKEADLRQLNLASKLQDEMAVYIPAAGEEIPPSSPVSSISSSGTSNDQPLVNINTANTDELQTLNGIGPSKASAIVSYREENGLFQTVEDLGQVSGIGEKSLEKIKAQITVQ, from the coding sequence TTGACTTTTTCAAAAAAACAATGGCTAATTGGGTGTGTTTGCTTAGCAGTTGGATTGGCTTTTTATATCTATCGCACGGGCGGAGAGAAACCGGAAAGTTCTCTTCAAACCTCAGATATGATAAAGGCAGAATCTTCTGCTACAAAAAAAGAAGGAGAGTCGTCTGATCAAGTCATTTCAAGCCAAGATTCCCCGTTTGTTATGGTGGATATTAAAGGAGCTGTTCAGAAGCCTGGTGTATACCAGCTTCCGAAAGATGCAAGGGTAAAAGATGCTCTAGCACAAGCCGGAGGCGCTACGAAAGAAGCGGACTTAAGACAGCTCAATTTAGCTAGCAAGCTACAAGATGAAATGGCTGTTTACATTCCAGCTGCTGGAGAAGAAATCCCGCCTTCATCTCCAGTTTCTTCAATCTCTTCCTCAGGAACTTCAAATGATCAGCCCCTTGTTAATATTAATACAGCGAACACTGATGAACTACAAACGTTAAATGGCATTGGACCTTCAAAAGCGAGTGCCATCGTTTCATATCGAGAGGAAAATGGCTTGTTTCAAACAGTAGAGGATTTGGGGCAAGTATCAGGTATTGGCGAGAAGTCGCTAGAAAAAATCAAAGCTCAAATTACGGTACAGTAG
- the comER gene encoding late competence protein ComER: protein MNIGFIGTGNMGKILIDAFIESKAVRPSKITIMNRTKKRAKEIQQQHKKIHVADTAEEVVHASKVIFICVKPLDIHPLLIKLEPLLTKDHCIVSITSPISVEQIERLIPSQAARIIPSITNRALAGVSLFTFGERCTPFYQNYLHELFSSMSKPVAIDQTITRVSSDIVSCGPAFFSFLLQRFIDAAVQETNISEEEATVMASDMIIGMGKLLEKEIFTLPTLQDKVCVKGGVTGEGIKVLEAELGEMFVHVFQKTHEKFDEDIELVHNQFDSLIP, encoded by the coding sequence GTGAACATAGGGTTTATCGGAACAGGAAACATGGGGAAAATATTAATTGATGCGTTTATTGAATCAAAAGCCGTACGTCCTTCTAAAATTACTATTATGAATCGCACAAAAAAAAGAGCCAAAGAGATTCAACAGCAGCATAAAAAAATTCATGTTGCTGATACAGCTGAAGAAGTTGTTCACGCATCCAAAGTCATTTTTATTTGTGTTAAGCCATTGGATATTCACCCCCTTTTAATAAAATTAGAACCACTGCTGACGAAAGATCACTGCATTGTATCCATTACCAGTCCAATTAGCGTAGAACAAATCGAACGCCTCATTCCGAGTCAAGCAGCTAGAATTATCCCTAGCATTACGAATCGAGCATTAGCAGGTGTTTCTCTTTTCACGTTTGGAGAAAGATGTACGCCTTTTTACCAAAATTATTTACATGAATTATTTTCATCTATGTCAAAGCCTGTGGCCATTGATCAAACGATTACGCGCGTATCATCTGATATCGTAAGCTGCGGTCCTGCATTCTTCAGCTTTTTGCTTCAACGCTTTATTGATGCAGCAGTTCAAGAAACAAATATTTCTGAAGAAGAAGCTACCGTCATGGCCAGTGATATGATTATTGGAATGGGAAAACTGTTGGAAAAAGAAATATTTACGCTTCCTACCCTACAGGATAAAGTATGCGTAAAAGGTGGTGTAACTGGAGAAGGTATTAAAGTTTTAGAAGCTGAACTCGGAGAAATGTTTGTGCACGTATTTCAAAAAACACATGAAAAATTTGACGAAGACATTGAGCTTGTTCACAATCAGTTTGATAGTCTTATTCCATAA
- a CDS encoding DNA internalization-related competence protein ComEC/Rec2, with amino-acid sequence MKGYYIYCAFSMMIALYVYDNHSAVSLFLLILLFIFQWLQCPRKVVIASALLSVLCVYLLAETNKHNKTVLLAESSTFTGEISSVPHSDGDKLTFKFTVQNEEVMAFYKLKTLEEKRQLEKLTIHQVCQLAGQLTSPSPARNLHAFDYQQYLYHQSIHWQLNVKRLDLVKCHLPTLTPLTYLTFIRQKGINYIQQNISDPGAGFMQALIYGERTGIEEESIKRYQQFGLIHLLAISGLHVGLLTAMCFYLLIRIGITRERAITLLLLLLPVYMVLAGGSASVVRAVLMSMLMLISIKIQRKILLIDSISLAFMAMLLFKPYYLFDVGFQLSFAVSFALILSSQTILPRFHSSFSQLMAVSAIAQVSSLPLLLYYFYGVSLLSLPLNMVFVPLFSLVVLPLCLLILFVRIILPGVSELLEQILHILLLFCEKLLGFFEWIPADFVTGKPHIVLFLGMYLCIYALFVAVEEGEFFVRYMFLLVALLAAQCMYPYLNPKGTITMVDVGQGDCFIIELPYRKGVYMIDTGGTVSFPKEPWQKRRSSFDVGEDVLVPFLHSKGMTRVDKMIITHGDYDHAGAAQHLFSQVAVGELVLGKKAELNDVETGLVIAAQKQSVPVQIVQQGDSWQEGGVLFEIISPTGFEETSNNGSIVIDAKLGNLRWLFTGDLEKEGEQRILKGFPNLKADVLKVGHHGSKTSTSEEFVQHLNPKVALVSAGQKNRYGHPHQEILELLKSYGVYIYRTDEDGGVMYEFTKKSGTFSRQLP; translated from the coding sequence GTGAAAGGATATTATATTTACTGTGCTTTTAGCATGATGATAGCTTTATATGTATATGATAATCATTCCGCTGTAAGCCTGTTTTTGCTAATCTTGCTTTTCATTTTTCAATGGCTACAATGTCCGAGGAAAGTGGTTATTGCTTCTGCACTGTTGAGTGTTTTGTGCGTCTACCTATTAGCTGAGACAAATAAGCATAACAAAACGGTTCTTTTAGCTGAATCTTCTACTTTTACAGGCGAAATTTCATCTGTTCCGCATAGTGACGGCGATAAGCTTACTTTTAAGTTTACGGTTCAAAATGAAGAGGTCATGGCTTTTTATAAACTAAAAACGTTGGAAGAGAAACGGCAGCTCGAAAAGCTAACGATTCATCAAGTTTGTCAACTAGCGGGGCAATTAACTTCTCCTTCACCTGCTCGCAATCTTCATGCATTTGATTATCAGCAATATTTGTACCATCAGTCTATTCATTGGCAGCTTAACGTCAAGAGACTTGATTTGGTAAAGTGCCATCTCCCCACTTTAACTCCACTTACGTACCTTACTTTTATTCGTCAAAAAGGAATTAATTACATTCAACAAAATATTTCGGATCCAGGCGCTGGGTTTATGCAGGCACTAATTTACGGCGAGCGCACTGGCATCGAAGAAGAGAGTATCAAGCGCTATCAGCAATTTGGTTTAATACACTTGCTTGCCATATCAGGTCTTCATGTTGGACTGCTGACAGCGATGTGTTTTTATTTGCTAATTCGGATTGGAATAACGCGCGAGCGAGCCATTACGCTTTTACTTTTGCTTCTTCCTGTATACATGGTTTTGGCCGGTGGCAGCGCTTCAGTTGTCCGAGCTGTTCTTATGAGTATGCTGATGCTTATATCGATAAAAATACAAAGAAAAATTCTTTTGATTGATAGCATCAGCCTTGCTTTTATGGCCATGCTGCTTTTTAAGCCGTACTATTTATTTGATGTAGGATTTCAGCTTTCTTTTGCCGTTAGTTTTGCATTGATTTTATCGAGTCAGACGATTTTACCTCGTTTTCATTCTTCTTTCAGCCAGCTCATGGCTGTTTCAGCGATTGCACAAGTCAGTTCACTTCCTTTATTGTTGTACTATTTTTATGGAGTATCTCTCCTCAGTTTGCCATTAAATATGGTTTTTGTACCGCTGTTTTCTCTTGTTGTATTACCTCTTTGTTTGCTCATTCTTTTTGTTCGTATCATCTTGCCGGGAGTGAGTGAATTGCTGGAGCAAATTCTTCATATTCTTTTACTTTTTTGTGAAAAATTGCTTGGATTTTTTGAGTGGATTCCCGCTGATTTTGTAACGGGAAAACCCCACATTGTGCTGTTTTTGGGCATGTACTTATGCATTTATGCTTTATTTGTGGCGGTGGAAGAAGGAGAATTTTTCGTTCGCTATATGTTTCTTCTCGTGGCATTGTTAGCCGCACAATGTATGTATCCTTATTTGAATCCAAAAGGAACGATCACAATGGTCGATGTAGGACAAGGCGACTGCTTTATCATTGAGCTTCCTTATCGAAAAGGTGTGTATATGATCGATACCGGAGGAACCGTTTCATTTCCAAAAGAACCATGGCAAAAACGTCGTTCTTCTTTTGACGTGGGAGAAGACGTACTTGTTCCCTTTTTGCATTCAAAAGGAATGACAAGGGTAGATAAAATGATTATCACACACGGCGATTATGATCACGCAGGGGCGGCACAGCATTTATTTTCACAAGTGGCTGTCGGAGAGCTGGTGCTTGGGAAAAAAGCTGAATTAAATGACGTAGAGACTGGCTTGGTGATCGCTGCTCAAAAACAAAGCGTGCCTGTTCAAATTGTTCAACAAGGAGATAGCTGGCAAGAAGGAGGTGTCTTATTTGAGATTATTTCTCCGACAGGTTTCGAAGAAACGAGCAACAACGGCTCAATTGTAATAGACGCTAAGTTAGGAAATTTAAGATGGCTATTCACCGGAGATTTAGAAAAGGAAGGAGAACAAAGAATATTGAAAGGCTTTCCAAACCTTAAAGCAGATGTATTAAAAGTTGGGCATCATGGCAGTAAAACTTCAACTTCAGAAGAGTTTGTTCAACATTTAAATCCTAAAGTAGCGCTTGTTTCAGCGGGACAAAAAAATCGTTATGGTCATCCTCATCAAGAAATATTAGAGCTTCTGAAAAGCTACGGAGTGTATATTTATCGAACGGATGAAGATGGTGGGGTAATGTATGAATTTACAAAAAAGTCAGGAACGTTTTCGCGGCAACTTCCATAG
- a CDS encoding nicotinate-nucleotide adenylyltransferase: MKSIGILGGTFNPPHLGHLMMANEVLHALKLDEIWFMPSYIPPHKTIKEPIEPYHRLQMLKLAIEEHDQFTLQPIEFERKEPSYTYDTMRILTEKYPTYQFHFIIGADMVEYLPKWYEIDELVNLVTFVGVKRPGYTITSPYPIKEVEVPQFDVSSSFIRERVVKKETIRYFIPAGVKQYIEENQLYESN; the protein is encoded by the coding sequence TTGAAGAGTATTGGAATTTTAGGTGGAACATTCAACCCGCCTCATTTGGGGCATTTAATGATGGCAAATGAGGTTTTGCATGCCTTGAAATTAGATGAGATATGGTTCATGCCGTCGTACATTCCACCTCATAAAACAATCAAAGAGCCTATTGAGCCATATCATCGTTTACAGATGCTAAAGCTAGCTATTGAAGAACATGATCAATTTACTCTGCAGCCGATTGAATTTGAGCGCAAAGAGCCTTCATATACATATGATACGATGAGAATACTAACAGAGAAATATCCAACGTATCAGTTTCATTTCATCATTGGTGCTGATATGGTAGAATATTTGCCGAAGTGGTATGAAATTGATGAATTAGTCAATTTGGTTACATTTGTAGGTGTAAAGCGCCCGGGGTATACCATTACGTCCCCTTACCCGATAAAAGAAGTAGAAGTTCCACAGTTTGATGTCTCCTCTTCCTTTATTCGCGAACGAGTAGTAAAGAAAGAAACCATTCGTTATTTTATACCTGCTGGTGTTAAACAATATATCGAGGAGAATCAATTATATGAATCGAACTGA
- the holA gene encoding DNA polymerase III subunit delta, giving the protein MAVDSLKSITKNNIAPVYLIHGVNAFMSKKIRDKIVDYTLNEEDKEFNLSLYDLEETSIDQVLEDAETLPFLGDKRVVVAKNAAFLTAEKSKDKVEHDLAKLQQYVEQPPSFSTLILLAPYEKLDERKKITKLLKKQAAYIEANEFGEKEMKQWIHNLLSKDGVNMDEDAVTLLIQLVGLNVTLVTNEIEKMVLYVGQGGVITKEVVLKLVAKTLEQNVFTLIDAVIQRKVSTALNMYQDLLRNNEEPIKILSLLATQFRLIYHTKQLSSQGYGQQQIAQTIKVHPFRVKIALQQSRSFEEQQLKGILRDLAEADYEMKTGKMDKALILQLFLLKRAQ; this is encoded by the coding sequence TTGGCAGTTGATAGCTTAAAAAGTATTACCAAAAATAATATAGCCCCCGTTTACTTAATACACGGGGTCAATGCATTTATGAGTAAAAAGATTAGAGATAAAATCGTCGACTATACGTTAAATGAAGAAGATAAAGAATTTAACTTGTCACTATACGATTTAGAAGAAACATCGATTGATCAAGTTCTAGAAGATGCTGAAACGCTTCCTTTTTTAGGAGACAAGCGTGTAGTGGTTGCGAAAAATGCAGCATTTTTAACGGCTGAAAAATCGAAAGATAAAGTAGAGCATGATCTCGCAAAACTTCAGCAATATGTGGAGCAGCCCCCGTCTTTTTCAACATTAATTCTACTAGCCCCTTATGAAAAGCTGGATGAAAGAAAAAAAATAACAAAATTGTTAAAAAAACAAGCAGCTTACATCGAAGCGAACGAATTTGGTGAAAAAGAAATGAAGCAGTGGATTCATAATTTACTTTCAAAAGATGGAGTGAATATGGATGAAGATGCTGTAACGCTGCTTATTCAGCTTGTGGGTCTTAATGTAACGCTTGTGACAAATGAAATTGAAAAAATGGTGTTATACGTTGGACAAGGCGGAGTCATTACAAAAGAAGTTGTGCTTAAGCTTGTGGCAAAAACGCTTGAACAAAATGTATTTACGCTTATTGACGCTGTTATTCAGCGAAAGGTTTCTACTGCTTTAAATATGTATCAGGATTTACTGCGTAATAACGAAGAGCCTATTAAAATTTTATCTTTGTTAGCGACGCAGTTTCGTTTGATTTATCATACGAAGCAGCTGTCTAGCCAAGGGTACGGTCAGCAGCAAATTGCTCAAACGATTAAGGTTCATCCGTTTCGTGTAAAAATTGCTTTGCAGCAGAGCAGAAGTTTTGAGGAACAGCAGCTTAAAGGAATTTTAAGGGATTTAGCAGAGGCAGATTATGAAATGAAGACAGGAAAAATGGATAAAGCGCTTATTTTACAGCTGTTTTTACTAAAAAGAGCGCAATAA
- the yqeH gene encoding ribosome biogenesis GTPase YqeH gives MSEEKLQCVGCGVEIQTERPDELGYAPKSALEKEAIICQRCFRLKHYNEVQDVSLTDDDFLKILNGIGQTDGLVVKVVDIFDFNGSWLPGLHRFVGNNKVLLVGNKADLLPKSIKKNKLIHWMKREAKELGLKSVDVFLMSAQKGQGIREIAEAIEHYREGKDVYVVGCTNVGKSTFINAIIKEVTGEKDIITTSQYPGTTLDMIDIPLDNGASLYDTPGIINHHQMAHYVDKRDLKLISPKKEIKPKVYQLNEGQTLYFGGLARLDYVQGGRKSLTCYVSNDLHIHRTKLEKADELYEKQAGELLQPPRPEQMDEFPELVAHEFTIKNEKTDIVFSGLGWVTVNEAGSKVVAHAPKGVGVFVRDSLI, from the coding sequence GTGAGTGAAGAAAAATTACAGTGCGTAGGATGCGGAGTGGAGATTCAAACAGAACGACCGGATGAACTTGGCTATGCTCCAAAATCAGCACTAGAAAAAGAAGCTATTATTTGCCAGCGATGCTTTCGCTTGAAGCATTATAATGAAGTACAAGATGTTTCCTTAACAGACGATGATTTTTTAAAAATCTTAAACGGAATTGGTCAAACGGACGGTTTAGTTGTAAAAGTTGTAGATATCTTTGACTTTAACGGCAGCTGGTTACCTGGTTTGCATCGATTTGTTGGAAATAACAAGGTTCTTTTAGTGGGAAATAAAGCAGATTTACTGCCAAAGTCTATAAAGAAAAATAAACTAATTCATTGGATGAAGCGAGAAGCGAAAGAGCTTGGGCTAAAATCAGTGGATGTGTTCCTCATGAGCGCACAAAAAGGACAAGGAATTCGAGAAATTGCCGAAGCCATTGAACATTATCGCGAAGGTAAAGATGTATATGTTGTGGGATGTACAAACGTTGGTAAATCAACATTTATTAATGCCATTATTAAAGAAGTAACGGGAGAAAAAGATATTATTACTACATCTCAATATCCCGGCACAACGCTGGATATGATTGATATCCCGCTTGATAACGGCGCGTCTTTATATGATACGCCTGGCATTATTAATCACCACCAAATGGCTCACTATGTAGATAAACGAGACTTAAAGCTGATTTCTCCTAAAAAAGAAATAAAGCCGAAGGTTTATCAGCTAAATGAAGGGCAAACGTTATACTTTGGAGGACTGGCGCGCTTAGATTATGTACAGGGAGGCCGCAAGTCATTAACATGTTATGTATCGAATGATTTGCATATCCATCGTACGAAGCTTGAAAAAGCAGATGAGTTGTATGAAAAGCAAGCAGGTGAACTGCTTCAGCCGCCGCGCCCAGAGCAAATGGATGAGTTTCCTGAACTCGTTGCACATGAATTTACAATAAAAAATGAAAAAACCGATATTGTTTTTTCAGGGCTTGGCTGGGTGACGGTTAATGAAGCAGGTTCAAAAGTTGTGGCCCATGCACCAAAAGGAGTCGGCGTATTTGTGCGCGATTCTTTAATTTAA
- the rpsT gene encoding 30S ribosomal protein S20: MPNIKSAIKRVKTTEARRAHNIQAKSAMRTAIKNFEALVENNDVDNAKAAFAVASKKLDKAAQSGIIHKNAAARQKSRLAVKLNGLSA; this comes from the coding sequence ATGCCAAACATTAAATCAGCTATCAAACGTGTAAAAACTACTGAAGCTCGCCGTGCTCATAACATTCAAGCTAAATCAGCTATGCGTACTGCAATCAAAAACTTTGAAGCTTTAGTTGAAAACAACGATGTAGATAACGCAAAAGCAGCATTTGCTGTTGCTTCTAAAAAATTAGACAAAGCTGCACAATCTGGTATTATCCACAAAAATGCTGCAGCTCGTCAAAAATCTCGCTTAGCAGTAAAACTTAACGGTTTATCTGCATAA
- a CDS encoding YqzM family protein codes for MNQFEESVQSKRNDAVDSAVGFGVSFGFFTALFVIATVIHYLGS; via the coding sequence ATGAACCAATTTGAAGAAAGTGTCCAAAGTAAACGCAACGACGCTGTCGATTCTGCCGTAGGATTTGGTGTTTCATTTGGCTTTTTCACTGCCTTATTTGTTATTGCAACTGTGATTCACTACTTGGGTTCGTAA
- a CDS encoding ComE operon protein 2 has translation MNRISWDQYFMAQSHLLALRSTCERLAVGATVVRDKRIIAGGYNGSISGGVHCADEGCYVIDGHCVRTVHAEVNALLQCAKFGVKTEDAEVYVTHFPCLNCCKALIQAGIKTVYYANDYKNHPYAVELFQQAGVKTAKVELDEAIIDLKSKEKLQFVTDVLARLEKSGADEAEVMNLQREALALFTAN, from the coding sequence ATGAACCGGATTTCATGGGATCAATATTTTATGGCACAAAGCCATTTGCTAGCTTTAAGAAGCACTTGTGAACGTCTGGCTGTTGGGGCTACAGTGGTGCGTGATAAACGTATTATAGCTGGAGGATACAACGGCTCGATCAGCGGAGGCGTGCATTGTGCTGACGAAGGCTGTTATGTGATTGATGGACACTGTGTAAGAACTGTCCATGCAGAAGTGAATGCACTGCTACAGTGTGCTAAGTTTGGTGTGAAAACAGAAGATGCGGAAGTATACGTCACGCATTTTCCTTGTTTAAACTGCTGTAAAGCCCTTATTCAAGCGGGAATTAAAACAGTATATTACGCTAATGATTACAAAAATCATCCGTATGCTGTTGAGTTATTTCAACAGGCGGGAGTGAAAACAGCAAAAGTTGAACTTGATGAAGCAATCATTGACTTAAAAAGTAAAGAGAAGCTTCAATTTGTGACGGATGTTCTCGCTCGTTTAGAAAAAAGCGGAGCTGACGAAGCAGAAGTGATGAATTTACAGCGCGAAGCTCTCGCTTTGTTTACGGCAAATTAA
- the yqeK gene encoding bis(5'-nucleosyl)-tetraphosphatase (symmetrical) YqeK — MNRTEALEIVKKQLTERRYIHTVGVMETAIELAKRFEADEKKAELAAIFHDYAKFRPKEEMKQIIIDQNMNPSLLEYNTELWHAPVGAFLVRNEVGITDKEVLDAIAYHTSGRPGMTLLEKIVYVADYIEPGRRFLGVDEVRELAKTDLNAALIQSLKNTISFLMTKHQAVYPDTMMTYNDLILGGQTHD; from the coding sequence ATGAATCGAACTGAGGCATTAGAAATCGTAAAGAAACAGTTAACAGAACGTCGTTATATTCATACTGTTGGGGTAATGGAAACAGCAATTGAATTAGCTAAGCGTTTTGAAGCAGACGAAAAAAAAGCAGAACTGGCTGCTATTTTTCATGACTACGCCAAGTTTCGTCCAAAGGAAGAGATGAAGCAAATTATTATTGATCAAAACATGAATCCTTCTTTATTGGAATACAATACCGAATTATGGCATGCTCCAGTAGGCGCGTTTTTAGTTAGAAATGAAGTAGGGATTACGGATAAGGAAGTATTGGATGCAATTGCTTACCATACATCTGGAAGACCTGGCATGACGTTACTTGAAAAAATTGTGTACGTTGCTGATTACATTGAACCTGGAAGGAGATTTCTAGGTGTTGATGAAGTGCGGGAGTTAGCTAAAACCGACTTAAATGCAGCACTTATTCAATCACTAAAAAACACCATTTCTTTTTTAATGACTAAACATCAGGCCGTTTATCCCGATACGATGATGACATATAATGATTTAATCTTAGGAGGTCAAACACATGACTGA